A genomic segment from Ruegeria sp. TM1040 encodes:
- a CDS encoding YIP1 family protein, with amino-acid sequence MNFKDLLVETIVNPASAARRIMALNLTDEVVWTGFALNVVLSVLLYAGQGVLLGDPSNALFPGLSPALFGAFLVVLQLSYTAASMVAARWMGGDAEFGTILGLLVWLRIVNIVVQVIAIAMVFVIAPLAVLFNFAAALYGLYVLAHFTKEGFGLSSLGKSAGVILLAGLGAMIAVLILMGLFAPTILETSNV; translated from the coding sequence ATGAACTTCAAAGACCTATTGGTCGAAACTATCGTTAATCCTGCCTCGGCTGCGCGCCGGATCATGGCGCTCAATCTTACTGACGAAGTGGTCTGGACGGGGTTTGCGCTGAATGTTGTGCTCAGCGTTCTGCTCTATGCAGGGCAGGGCGTGTTGCTGGGCGATCCCTCCAATGCGCTCTTTCCGGGACTGAGCCCCGCACTCTTTGGCGCGTTCCTTGTCGTGCTGCAGCTCAGCTACACTGCCGCGTCGATGGTTGCGGCGAGGTGGATGGGCGGAGACGCAGAATTTGGCACCATTCTGGGACTGCTCGTCTGGCTGCGCATCGTGAATATCGTTGTGCAGGTTATTGCGATTGCGATGGTTTTTGTCATTGCACCCTTGGCCGTTCTGTTTAACTTCGCAGCTGCGCTCTATGGGCTCTATGTCTTGGCGCACTTCACTAAAGAAGGGTTTGGCCTCTCTTCGCTTGGCAAATCTGCAGGCGTGATCCTGTTGGCCGGGCTTGGTGCGATGATCGCTGTTTTGATCCTGATGGGCCTTTTTGCGCCCACAATTCTGGAGACGTCCAATGTATGA
- the sufC gene encoding Fe-S cluster assembly ATPase SufC, which produces MLEIKNLHVKLEDEDKQILKGVNLTVEAGKVHAIMGPNGSGKSTLSYVLSGKDGYEVTEGSASLLGEELLELEPEERAALGVFLAFQYPVEIPGVGNMTFLRTAVNAQRKARGEEELSATDFLKHVRAQAKELKIDADMLKRPVNVGFSGGEKKRNEILQMAMLEPKMCILDETDSGLDVDAMKLVADGVNALRDEGRGFLVITHYQRLLDHIKPDVVHIMADGRIVKTGGPELALEVENNGYADILSEVA; this is translated from the coding sequence ATGCTAGAAATCAAAAACCTGCACGTGAAACTTGAGGATGAAGACAAGCAAATCCTCAAAGGTGTGAACCTCACCGTCGAAGCTGGCAAAGTGCATGCGATCATGGGGCCGAACGGCTCAGGCAAATCGACGCTGTCCTATGTGCTGTCCGGCAAGGACGGCTATGAAGTCACTGAGGGCTCCGCATCCCTGTTGGGTGAAGAACTCCTGGAGCTAGAGCCCGAAGAGCGCGCAGCGCTTGGCGTGTTCCTCGCGTTCCAATACCCGGTCGAGATCCCCGGCGTGGGCAACATGACCTTCCTGCGGACTGCGGTGAATGCGCAGCGCAAGGCGCGTGGCGAAGAGGAACTCTCAGCGACCGACTTCCTGAAGCACGTGCGCGCGCAGGCCAAAGAGTTGAAGATCGACGCCGACATGCTGAAGCGCCCGGTCAATGTCGGCTTCTCCGGCGGTGAGAAGAAGCGCAACGAAATCCTGCAGATGGCGATGCTTGAGCCCAAGATGTGCATCCTCGACGAGACCGACTCCGGTCTTGACGTGGACGCGATGAAACTGGTCGCGGACGGCGTCAACGCGCTGCGTGACGAAGGCCGCGGCTTCCTCGTTATCACCCACTACCAGCGTCTTCTGGATCACATCAAACCGGATGTGGTGCACATCATGGCGGATGGTCGCATCGTTAAAACCGGTGGTCCCGAGCTGGCGCTTGAGGTCGAAAACAACGGTTACGCAGACATCCTGTCCGAGGTGGCATAA
- a CDS encoding TRAP transporter permease has translation MTDNQSATAQEDRSLEDFVADSDTGGRLPQDALGRNALWYLPLVWSLYQLWIASPLPFILGVGVWNDTQTRAIHLGFAVLLAFIAFPGLKSSPRHHIPIPTWIIGAVGALCASYLFYAYSGVAARSGAPNQTDVIVSIVGLVLLLEAARRSLGFPLMGVALFFLAYVFFGSSPWLPEVVQWKGASINKAMSHMWLTTEGVFGVALGVSSGFVFLFVLFGALLNQAGAGNYFLKLAFAALGHLRGGPAKAAVIGSAATGLISGSSIANVVTTGTFTIPLMKRVGFPATKAGAIEVSSSINGVLTPPVMGAVAFLMTEYVGIPYVEVVKTAIIPAAISYIALIYIVHLEALKMGMKGSSRMHPVKFFLGAIFTISISILIGGGTLWLCGVLVNALESIAGGATTWLIVVIMAVLYVLALKVAAAQEDLEISIESMQNLPPTREIFKTGIHYIMPILLLMYLLMIERKSPGLSAFWSSVAMLVILATQNPIKAMFRGQDTAIADFKQGIADIFEGLIIGARNMIGLACAMGVAGIIVGAVTLTGIGQVMAEFVEFLSGGSVMLMLIFVALISIVLGMGLPTTANYIVVSSLMAGVVVELGAQNGLIVPLVAVHMFVFYFGIMADVTPPVGLASFAAAAISKGDPLRTGFQAFFYSIRTALLPFLFIFNTDLLLIDVGPIQAIFVFIVAMIAMLLFAASTMNYFIVKSKIWESVLLLLVAFTLFRPGFFLDQLQPAFETRPGSAVYEMAEAVEDGGTLRVRLVGESLEGDMVDARFLLPLGEKGADGQTRLYDGAGIEFRDEDGKIYVDNLNFGGPAEQLGIDFDWELVEMEVEADRLPKEVFYLPAFLILGFVVFLQMGRKRKEEGVA, from the coding sequence ATGACAGATAACCAGAGCGCGACGGCTCAAGAAGACCGTTCGCTTGAGGATTTTGTAGCCGATAGCGACACTGGCGGTCGCTTGCCGCAGGATGCGTTGGGACGTAATGCGCTGTGGTATCTACCACTTGTCTGGTCGCTGTATCAGCTTTGGATCGCCTCACCGCTGCCCTTTATCCTCGGGGTTGGCGTGTGGAATGACACCCAGACCCGGGCCATTCACCTTGGTTTTGCGGTGCTTCTGGCCTTCATCGCGTTTCCCGGACTGAAATCGAGCCCTAGACACCACATTCCGATTCCAACCTGGATCATTGGTGCCGTTGGTGCGCTCTGTGCCTCCTATCTGTTTTATGCCTACTCCGGCGTCGCTGCGCGCTCTGGTGCGCCCAACCAGACCGATGTGATCGTCTCCATCGTGGGGCTGGTGCTGCTGCTGGAGGCCGCACGCCGCAGCCTTGGTTTCCCGTTGATGGGTGTTGCGCTGTTCTTCCTCGCCTATGTCTTTTTTGGCTCTTCGCCATGGTTGCCGGAAGTGGTGCAATGGAAGGGCGCCTCGATCAACAAAGCCATGAGCCATATGTGGCTAACCACTGAGGGCGTTTTTGGTGTCGCTCTGGGCGTATCCTCGGGTTTTGTGTTTCTTTTTGTGCTCTTCGGCGCACTTCTTAATCAAGCCGGGGCAGGGAACTACTTTCTGAAACTGGCCTTTGCGGCCCTCGGGCACCTGCGCGGCGGCCCCGCCAAAGCAGCTGTGATCGGCTCGGCCGCCACCGGTCTTATTTCGGGTTCGTCCATCGCCAATGTGGTCACAACCGGGACCTTCACCATTCCGCTGATGAAGCGCGTGGGCTTTCCCGCCACCAAGGCAGGCGCGATCGAAGTCTCTTCGTCAATCAACGGCGTTCTGACGCCGCCCGTGATGGGCGCGGTGGCCTTCCTGATGACCGAGTATGTCGGCATTCCTTATGTGGAAGTGGTCAAAACTGCGATCATCCCGGCAGCGATTTCCTATATCGCGCTGATCTACATCGTGCACCTTGAAGCGCTGAAAATGGGCATGAAGGGCTCGAGCCGGATGCATCCGGTCAAGTTCTTCCTCGGTGCAATCTTCACCATCTCGATCTCGATCCTGATCGGGGGCGGCACCCTCTGGCTCTGCGGTGTTCTCGTGAACGCGCTGGAGAGCATTGCAGGTGGCGCAACCACATGGCTGATCGTCGTGATCATGGCGGTGCTCTATGTTCTGGCGCTGAAGGTGGCTGCCGCACAAGAGGATCTGGAGATCAGCATCGAGTCGATGCAAAACCTGCCTCCCACGCGCGAGATCTTTAAAACCGGCATTCATTATATCATGCCGATCCTGCTGCTGATGTATCTTCTGATGATCGAACGGAAATCGCCGGGGCTGTCGGCCTTCTGGTCGTCCGTCGCAATGCTTGTGATCCTCGCGACGCAGAACCCGATCAAGGCGATGTTCCGAGGTCAAGACACTGCAATTGCTGATTTCAAACAAGGCATTGCGGACATCTTTGAAGGCCTGATCATCGGTGCGCGCAACATGATTGGCCTGGCCTGCGCCATGGGTGTTGCCGGGATCATCGTGGGCGCCGTGACCCTTACGGGGATTGGGCAGGTGATGGCGGAATTCGTAGAATTCCTCTCGGGTGGCAGCGTCATGCTGATGCTGATATTTGTCGCGCTCATCTCCATTGTTCTGGGCATGGGTCTGCCAACAACCGCCAACTATATCGTGGTGAGTTCGCTGATGGCCGGCGTTGTGGTCGAACTTGGCGCGCAAAACGGCCTGATCGTGCCGCTGGTTGCTGTCCATATGTTCGTCTTCTACTTCGGGATCATGGCGGATGTGACGCCACCCGTGGGCCTTGCAAGCTTTGCAGCTGCGGCAATCTCCAAGGGTGATCCGCTGCGCACCGGCTTTCAGGCGTTTTTCTACTCGATCCGCACCGCGCTGTTGCCGTTCCTCTTTATCTTCAACACAGATCTTCTGCTGATTGATGTGGGACCGATCCAGGCCATCTTTGTCTTTATCGTCGCGATGATTGCGATGCTGCTGTTTGCGGCCTCGACAATGAACTATTTCATCGTGAAATCAAAGATTTGGGAAAGTGTCTTGTTGCTCCTGGTGGCCTTTACCTTGTTCAGGCCCGGGTTCTTCCTCGATCAGTTGCAACCCGCCTTTGAAACCCGACCGGGCTCTGCGGTCTACGAGATGGCCGAAGCGGTCGAAGATGGCGGAACGCTGCGTGTGCGTCTGGTGGGCGAAAGCCTTGAAGGCGATATGGTCGATGCCCGTTTCCTGTTGCCGCTTGGCGAAAAGGGCGCGGATGGGCAGACCCGTCTCTATGATGGCGCTGGGATTGAGTTCCGCGATGAGGATGGCAAGATCTACGTCGACAACCTGAACTTTGGCGGTCCGGCAGAGCAGCTTGGCATCGATTTCGACTGGGAACTGGTCGAGATGGAGGTTGAGGCTGATCGTCTGCCGAAAGAAGTCTTCTATCTGCCGGCGTTCTTGATCCTTGGTTTCGTGGTCTTCCTGCAAATGGGCCGGAAGCGCAAAGAAGAAGGAGTAGCCTGA
- a CDS encoding MurR/RpiR family transcriptional regulator, with protein MDPTLRNKTITRLKEELSDLSPRLQVAAKYIVDHPADFGLDSIRDTARKAEVSTYTLVRISERLGFDSYEDMRDPFRVALVAPTQFVDAPEWINRWRESGELGQKQAEAALNSMAIVQRSLEGQNLRQLQRVAEMLLGAKNVYLTAVRASYSIAYYFHYVGRMALPSLQLIPRHINSAIDELNYADEGDVMIAITLTPYSRETIEACEFARKKGVKLVMISDSEVISSKFTPEETLVASTLSTHHFGCYTGVMAVAENLVSLLVALGGQDVKDRITSYETLRKDNNAYWVAKKKH; from the coding sequence ATGGACCCAACCCTCAGAAATAAAACGATAACACGCCTCAAAGAGGAGCTTTCGGACCTGTCACCGCGCCTCCAGGTGGCCGCAAAATACATCGTGGATCACCCGGCCGACTTTGGGCTCGACTCGATCCGCGACACGGCACGCAAGGCCGAGGTTTCGACCTATACCCTGGTGCGGATCTCCGAACGGCTCGGCTTTGACAGCTACGAGGACATGCGGGATCCGTTTCGTGTCGCGCTGGTGGCCCCAACACAGTTTGTCGATGCGCCTGAATGGATCAACCGATGGCGCGAAAGTGGAGAACTTGGCCAGAAACAGGCCGAAGCGGCGCTGAATTCGATGGCGATTGTCCAACGCAGCTTGGAGGGGCAGAATCTAAGGCAATTGCAGCGGGTGGCCGAGATGCTCCTTGGTGCCAAGAATGTCTATCTGACCGCTGTGCGCGCAAGCTATTCGATTGCCTACTATTTTCATTACGTCGGCCGCATGGCGCTGCCGTCGCTGCAACTGATTCCTCGCCATATCAACAGCGCCATTGATGAGTTGAACTATGCCGACGAAGGCGACGTGATGATCGCGATCACGCTCACGCCTTATTCGCGCGAGACCATCGAAGCCTGTGAATTTGCACGTAAAAAGGGGGTCAAACTGGTCATGATCTCCGATAGTGAGGTGATTTCTTCAAAATTCACCCCTGAAGAAACTCTTGTTGCGTCTACATTGAGCACACATCACTTTGGGTGTTACACGGGGGTTATGGCGGTGGCCGAAAATCTTGTGTCATTGCTGGTGGCTTTGGGCGGTCAGGACGTGAAGGACAGAATCACGTCTTATGAGACCCTGCGCAAGGACAACAACGCCTACTGGGTGGCGAAGAAAAAACATTAG
- a CDS encoding heavy metal-binding domain-containing protein, with translation MIVTTTNSVEGYQISEYKGIVVGEAIMGANVVRDVFAQITDIVGGRSGAYESKLQDARETALSELEDRARALGANAVVGVDLDYEVVGQSMLMVSASGTAVVIG, from the coding sequence ATGATCGTCACGACAACAAATAGCGTCGAAGGCTACCAGATCTCCGAGTACAAAGGCATCGTCGTGGGCGAGGCAATCATGGGTGCCAATGTTGTGCGCGATGTATTTGCCCAGATCACCGACATTGTTGGCGGTAGATCAGGCGCTTATGAGAGCAAGCTGCAGGACGCGCGCGAGACGGCTTTGAGCGAACTCGAAGACCGGGCGCGTGCGCTTGGCGCGAATGCGGTTGTGGGGGTCGACCTCGATTATGAAGTTGTCGGGCAATCGATGCTCATGGTCTCTGCCAGCGGCACCGCTGTCGTGATCGGCTAA
- a CDS encoding FkbM family methyltransferase, giving the protein MLFDPSKLPDIVARISSGQSVGFADVSLYTSEIHGRRMVFSVDMQRDPIQRSHREGHFYEEEELSVIKSLFPLGGTFVDIGANVGNHGLYAAAFLSAARVIPFEPNPKALKLLLANISANGLAPKYDLSHLGKGLGDAPRAGFGMEARDRNLGAAKMLAGEGDIEITTGDLALQDEQVDFIKIDVEGMEILVLSGLQDTIKRCRPALLVEVDRENDAAFHALIEQMGYGVFDTLQRYNRNKNYVIKPLQLDAES; this is encoded by the coding sequence GTGCTGTTTGACCCTTCAAAACTCCCTGACATTGTTGCCCGGATCTCTTCCGGGCAATCCGTGGGGTTTGCGGATGTGTCGCTCTACACGAGCGAAATTCACGGGCGCCGCATGGTGTTTTCTGTCGATATGCAGCGCGACCCGATCCAGCGCTCCCATCGCGAAGGGCACTTTTACGAAGAGGAAGAACTCTCTGTAATCAAGTCTCTTTTCCCGCTTGGGGGCACCTTTGTCGACATCGGGGCCAATGTTGGAAATCACGGGCTTTATGCCGCAGCCTTCCTGTCGGCTGCGCGCGTGATCCCCTTTGAGCCGAACCCAAAAGCGCTAAAGCTCTTGCTGGCAAATATCTCTGCCAATGGGCTCGCCCCCAAATATGACCTCAGCCATCTGGGCAAAGGTCTGGGGGATGCGCCACGCGCGGGGTTTGGGATGGAGGCCAGAGACCGCAATCTCGGGGCTGCAAAGATGCTTGCCGGAGAGGGTGATATCGAGATCACCACGGGGGATCTGGCGCTTCAGGATGAGCAGGTCGATTTCATCAAGATCGACGTGGAAGGCATGGAAATCCTGGTGCTTTCCGGCCTGCAGGACACGATCAAACGATGCCGGCCAGCCTTGCTTGTCGAGGTCGACCGGGAAAACGATGCAGCGTTTCACGCCCTGATTGAACAGATGGGCTACGGGGTGTTCGACACCCTACAGCGCTATAACCGAAACAAGAATTACGTCATCAAGCCGCTTCAGTTGGATGCGGAGAGCTGA
- a CDS encoding universal stress protein, giving the protein MTKHVLCAIDLTHMDAEETLLKRAAELAEFYGATLSVVTVVPDYGMSIVGSFFKDGTMKEAVKEADRQLHAYVKKVVPDMKDVQHIVEVGANVYEMILDAIKRSEADLVVMGAHKPELMDRLQGPNSARVARYAPCSVLIVRD; this is encoded by the coding sequence ATGACCAAACATGTACTTTGCGCCATCGACCTGACGCATATGGACGCGGAAGAGACCTTGCTGAAGCGCGCAGCAGAGCTTGCGGAATTCTACGGTGCCACGCTGAGCGTGGTGACCGTGGTCCCGGACTACGGCATGAGCATTGTGGGATCGTTTTTCAAGGACGGCACCATGAAAGAGGCAGTCAAAGAAGCGGACCGCCAATTGCATGCCTATGTCAAAAAGGTCGTGCCGGACATGAAGGACGTGCAGCACATCGTTGAAGTCGGGGCAAATGTCTACGAGATGATCCTGGATGCGATCAAACGCTCCGAAGCAGATCTCGTCGTGATGGGCGCGCATAAACCTGAGTTGATGGATCGACTACAAGGTCCAAACTCAGCACGCGTGGCGCGCTACGCACCATGTTCGGTGCTGATCGTGCGAGACTGA
- a CDS encoding SufB/SufD family protein produces the protein MGLPELKQTTTEARLAALSLPEGGCLEAARRAAVARVQTMGLPDRRDEYWKYTRPDTLTAADAPAAAVFDSGEAPMFDNFDRLRIVFVDGVFDAEASDDLALEGVSIERLADIDRKDIHWAKDIYGVLEARGQSPVERPLAALNTAFATDGVVIHVTGKPSKPINLVYQHASENSDAILHHVIKVDSGAEATILENGPAASRFNKAMEIDIADTGKLHLVRAQGRDHERRAATHLFARLGTESVFKSFTLTVNGVLTRNEAVVEFLGDDAVAHLAGACVGDGDFHHDDTVFVTHDAVNCESRQVFKKVLRNGATGVFQGKILVKEGAQKTDGYQISQSLLLDDDSQFLAKPELEIYADDVACSHGSTSGAIDEDGLFYLRSRGVPEAEATDLMTLAFLAEAVEEIEDEEIAASINDRLYGWLARRR, from the coding sequence ATGGGACTTCCCGAGCTGAAACAAACAACGACGGAGGCACGCCTGGCGGCGTTGTCCTTGCCCGAAGGTGGATGTCTTGAGGCGGCGCGTCGCGCCGCCGTGGCCCGGGTTCAGACCATGGGGCTGCCGGACCGTCGGGATGAGTATTGGAAATACACCCGCCCGGACACGCTGACCGCGGCAGACGCGCCTGCGGCTGCCGTTTTCGACAGTGGCGAGGCGCCGATGTTCGACAACTTCGACCGGCTGCGCATCGTTTTTGTAGATGGCGTGTTTGACGCAGAGGCCTCTGATGACCTCGCACTTGAGGGTGTGAGCATCGAGCGTTTGGCTGACATAGATCGCAAAGATATCCATTGGGCCAAGGACATCTACGGTGTTCTTGAAGCGCGTGGCCAATCCCCGGTGGAGCGTCCTCTGGCAGCGCTCAACACGGCTTTTGCGACGGATGGCGTGGTCATCCACGTCACCGGCAAGCCGTCCAAGCCGATCAACTTGGTCTATCAGCACGCGAGCGAAAACTCGGATGCGATCCTGCACCATGTGATCAAAGTCGACAGCGGGGCCGAAGCGACGATCCTCGAAAATGGCCCAGCCGCGTCTCGCTTTAACAAAGCGATGGAAATCGACATCGCTGACACGGGCAAGCTGCATCTGGTGCGCGCCCAGGGGCGCGATCACGAGCGCCGCGCCGCAACGCATCTCTTTGCGCGGCTTGGGACGGAGTCCGTTTTCAAGAGCTTTACGCTGACGGTGAACGGTGTGCTGACGCGCAACGAGGCCGTGGTCGAATTCCTCGGTGATGACGCTGTGGCGCATCTGGCTGGTGCCTGTGTTGGTGATGGTGATTTTCACCACGATGACACCGTGTTTGTTACGCATGACGCGGTCAATTGTGAGAGCCGCCAGGTCTTTAAGAAGGTCCTGCGCAACGGCGCCACCGGCGTTTTCCAGGGTAAGATCCTTGTGAAGGAAGGCGCGCAAAAGACTGATGGATATCAGATTTCTCAGTCTTTGCTCTTGGATGACGACAGCCAGTTCCTCGCCAAGCCAGAGCTTGAGATCTACGCAGACGACGTGGCCTGTTCGCACGGGTCCACCTCCGGTGCCATTGATGAGGATGGTTTGTTTTACCTGCGTTCTCGTGGCGTGCCTGAGGCCGAGGCCACTGACCTGATGACGCTGGCGTTCCTGGCCGAAGCGGTTGAGGAAATCGAAGACGAAGAGATCGCCGCAAGCATCAACGACCGCCTTTACGGCTGGCTCGCACGGCGGCGCTGA
- a CDS encoding cysteine desulfurase, whose amino-acid sequence MYDVEKIRSDFPILSREVNGKPLVYLDNGASAQKPQVVIDAVTKAYAEEYSNVHRGLHYLSNLATEKYESVRGIIAKFLNAGHEDHIVLNSGTTEGINLVAYSWAMPRMEAGDEIILSVMEHHANIVPWHFLRERQGVVIKWIDTDADGSLDPQKVLDAITPKTKLIAVTQCSNVLGTVVDVKSITKGAHDKGVPVLVDGSQGAVHMPVDVQDLDCDFYAVTGHKLYGPSGSGAIYIKPERMAEMRPFIGGGDMIKEVSKDQVIYNDPPMKFEAGTPGIVQTIGFGVALEYMMEIGMAEIAAHEADLRDYASERFKGLNWLNIQGHAPGKAAIFSLTLEGAAHAHDISTILDKKGVAVRAGHHCAGPLMDHLGVSATCRASFGMYNTRPEVDTLIEALELAHELFG is encoded by the coding sequence ATGTATGATGTCGAAAAAATCCGCTCTGACTTTCCGATCCTGTCACGCGAAGTGAACGGAAAGCCGCTGGTCTATCTCGATAACGGGGCCTCTGCGCAGAAACCTCAGGTTGTGATCGATGCCGTGACCAAGGCATACGCGGAAGAATATTCAAATGTTCACCGTGGCTTGCATTATCTTTCTAATCTCGCGACTGAGAAATACGAAAGCGTACGCGGCATCATCGCAAAGTTTTTGAACGCGGGTCACGAAGATCACATCGTGCTGAATTCCGGAACCACAGAGGGTATCAACCTCGTGGCGTATTCCTGGGCCATGCCGCGGATGGAAGCCGGCGATGAGATCATCCTCTCCGTCATGGAGCACCATGCGAACATCGTGCCCTGGCATTTCCTGCGCGAACGCCAAGGTGTCGTCATCAAATGGATCGACACGGACGCGGACGGAAGCCTGGACCCGCAAAAGGTTCTGGACGCCATTACACCAAAAACCAAGCTGATCGCAGTCACCCAGTGTTCCAATGTCTTGGGAACCGTTGTTGATGTAAAATCCATCACAAAAGGCGCGCATGACAAAGGCGTGCCAGTGCTTGTCGACGGCTCTCAGGGCGCGGTTCACATGCCCGTGGATGTGCAGGATCTCGACTGTGATTTCTATGCCGTCACCGGGCACAAGCTTTATGGTCCGTCTGGGTCCGGCGCGATCTATATCAAGCCGGAGCGTATGGCCGAGATGCGTCCGTTTATTGGCGGCGGCGATATGATCAAAGAAGTGTCCAAGGATCAGGTGATCTACAACGATCCGCCGATGAAGTTCGAGGCTGGTACGCCAGGGATCGTGCAGACGATCGGTTTCGGCGTCGCGCTCGAATATATGATGGAGATCGGAATGGCAGAAATTGCCGCCCATGAGGCCGATCTGCGAGACTATGCATCGGAGCGTTTCAAGGGGTTGAACTGGTTGAATATTCAGGGCCATGCTCCTGGAAAAGCAGCGATATTCAGTCTGACCCTTGAGGGCGCGGCACATGCGCATGACATTTCAACCATTCTCGACAAGAAAGGTGTCGCGGTGCGTGCCGGGCATCATTGTGCGGGGCCTTTGATGGATCATCTTGGCGTCTCTGCAACTTGCCGCGCGAGCTTTGGCATGTACAACACGCGTCCAGAGGTAGATACGTTGATTGAGGCGCTAGAACTCGCACATGAGCTTTTTGGCTAG
- a CDS encoding TAXI family TRAP transporter solute-binding subunit, with translation MVLKHTLLASAATVALGFAGAASAAEQQFITIGTGGVTGVYYPTGGAICRLVNKDRKEHGIRCSVESTGGSVYNTRTIREGELEFGVVQSDVQKAGLDGTGAFEADGPFEGLRALFSVHPEPMHLMARKDAEIASVDDLKGKKVNIANPGSGTRVLAETLMKYSGLTTDDFALAAELKSSEQAAALCDGKIDATIWASGLPNGSSQEATSSCDVNIVPLSGENIDTLLAENTPYAAATIPGGMYPGNPDDIPSWGPKATFVTSADVSDEVVYAVVSAVFENFDDFKKLHPAFSRLSEEEMVSDALSAEIHPGAMKYYKERGWK, from the coding sequence ATGGTCCTCAAGCACACACTTCTTGCATCTGCTGCAACTGTTGCGCTCGGCTTTGCCGGGGCGGCGTCCGCGGCTGAACAGCAGTTCATCACCATCGGCACCGGTGGCGTGACCGGCGTTTACTACCCTACGGGTGGCGCGATCTGCCGTCTGGTGAACAAAGACCGCAAAGAGCACGGCATTCGCTGCTCCGTGGAATCCACCGGTGGTTCCGTTTACAACACCCGCACCATCCGTGAAGGCGAGCTGGAGTTCGGCGTTGTCCAGTCCGACGTTCAGAAGGCTGGTCTCGACGGCACCGGCGCATTTGAAGCAGACGGCCCGTTCGAAGGTCTGCGCGCTCTGTTCTCGGTCCACCCGGAGCCGATGCACCTGATGGCGCGCAAGGATGCGGAAATCGCCTCCGTCGACGATCTGAAGGGCAAGAAAGTCAACATCGCGAACCCCGGCTCCGGGACCCGCGTTCTGGCCGAAACCCTGATGAAATACTCCGGTCTGACCACCGATGATTTTGCGCTGGCAGCAGAGCTGAAGTCCTCCGAGCAGGCCGCGGCGCTGTGCGACGGCAAGATCGACGCAACCATCTGGGCCTCCGGTCTGCCGAATGGTTCGAGCCAGGAAGCGACCTCGTCCTGTGACGTGAACATCGTTCCGCTGTCCGGTGAAAACATTGACACTCTGCTGGCAGAGAACACGCCGTACGCAGCCGCAACCATCCCCGGTGGCATGTATCCGGGTAACCCGGACGACATTCCGTCCTGGGGCCCCAAAGCAACCTTCGTGACCTCCGCTGACGTCTCCGACGAGGTGGTCTACGCTGTTGTAAGCGCGGTCTTCGAAAACTTCGACGACTTCAAAAAGCTGCATCCGGCTTTCTCCCGTCTCTCCGAAGAAGAGATGGTGAGCGACGCACTGTCGGCTGAAATCCACCCCGGCGCGATGAAGTACTACAAAGAGCGCGGCTGGAAGTGA